The genome window CACCAACGACGACGCTCTAAAGATCGACTACTCAGCCACCACCGATAAGGCTACCCCCGTCAACCTGACTAACCACGCCTACTTCAACCTGGGCCTGGGTCAGAGTAAGGATATTCTGGGCCATGTGGTAACTATTGACGCCGACCGTTACAACGTGGTCGACGCGGGACTCATCCCGACCGGCGAGTTGCGCCCCGTCAAAGGCACGCCCTTTGACTTCACTACGCCCCACGCCATTGGGGAGCGGATTGGGCAGGTGCCCGGCGGTTACGACCATAACTGGGCGCTGAACCAGGCCAGCGGCATGCACCCAGCCGCTACCGTGTACGAGCCTACCTCGGGCCGCACCATGACGGTGCAGACCACCGAGCCCGGCCTGCAGTTCTACACCGGCAACTTCCTCGATGGTACCCTGCGCGGGAAAGGCGGCACGGTGTACGGCAAGCACGCGGGCTTCTGCATGGAAACCCAGCACTTCCCCGATTCGCCCAACCAGCCCAAGTTCCCGAGCACCATTCTCCAGCCGGGCCAGACGTTGCAATCCACGACTACCTACACGTTTGGCGTGCGGCGGTAAGTGAACTGGTGAGATGGTGGACTAGCGCGTTTGCTGTGCTAGCGGCTCCAATAGCGCCCATAGAACAGCAACCTTACCTGTTCACCATCTCACGCCTCACTAATTCACTGAATCACTAACTCACCTTTCCCGTGCAAACTCCTACCTCAACAGATGCCTACGTTATTGGCATCGACTACGGCTCCGACTCGGTGCGGGCCGTGCTGGTGAATGCTCATACCGGCGTTGAAATTGCCCAGGCCGTGCATCTGTACGCCCGCTGGAAGGAGCAGCGCTACTGCAATGCCACCAAAAACCAGTTTCGCCAGCACCCCTTAGACCACATTGAAGGCCTAGAGGCTACCGTGCGCCGCGTGGCCCAAAAGGTGCCAGCCGAGCAGATTGTAGGTCTGGCCGTCGACACCACCGGCTCCACGCCCGGTCCCGTGGATGAGCACGGGGTAGCCCTGGCGCTAAAGCCGGGCTTCGAAGAAAACCCGAACGCCATGTTCGTGCTCTGGAAAGACCACACGGCCCTGCCCGAAGCCGCCGAAATCAACCGGAAAGCCCGCACCTGGGGTGGCGAAGATTTCACCCAGTTTGAAGGTGGTATTTACTCCTCGGAGTGGTTCTGGGCCAAAATTGCCCACGTAGTACGCGAGGACGAAGCCGTGGCCCAGGCCGCCTACTCCTGGATGGAGCACTGCGACTGGCTGACCCTGTTGCTCACCGGCGGCGAGCTGAAAACCTTTAAGCGCAGCCGCTGCGCCGCTGGCCACAAAGCCATGTGGCACGAGAGCTGGGGTGGCCTCCCCTCCGAAGAATTCTTGACCCTGCTGGAGCCCAAACTAGTCGGCCTGCGCGAGCGGCTGTTCGAAGAAACCTACACCGCCGATGAAGTAGCCGGCAACCTGTCGGAAGAGTGGGCCCAGCGCCTGGGTTTGACCACCAACACCGTGGTAGCCGTGGGCTCCTTTGACGCCCACGCCGGCGCGGTGGCGGGCGAAATTGAGGCGTACTCCATGGTGAAGGTGATGGGTACTTCCACCTGCGACATTGTGGTGGCCCCCATGGACGAGGTAGGCGGCAAGCTAGTGCCCGGCATCTGCGGGCAGGTCGATGGCTCGGTGATTCCGGGCATGCTGGGCCTGGAGGCTGGGCAGTCGGCCGTGGGCGACTTGCTGGCTTGGTTCCGTGGGGTGATTGAGTGGCCCTTGCGCACCTTGCTACCCCAATCCTCGGTGCTAACCCCGGAGCAGCAGGCAGCGCTGCGCGAGGAGCTGAGCGACAAGATGATGGCCGAGCTGAACGTAGCCGCCGCGGCCGTAAACCCCGAAGAATCGCAGGTATTGGCCCTGGACTGGGTGAACGGCCGCCGTACGCCCGACGCCAACCAGGCCCTGAAAGGCGCTATCATGAACCTGACCATGGGCACCTCAGCCCCGCAGATTTTCCGGGCCCTGGTGGAGTCCATCTGCTACGGTTCCAAGCAAATTGTGGAGCGCTTCGAGCAGGAAGGCATTCCGATTAAGCAGGTCATTGGCCTAGGTGGCGTGGCCAAGAAGTCGGGCTTTATGATGCAGACCCTGGCCGACGTGCTGAACCGCCCCATCAAGGTAGCCGAATCGGACCAGGCGCCCGCCCTGGGCTCGGCCATGTACGCGGCCGTAGCGGCCGGCATCCACCCCGATGTAGTAACCGCCCAGAAGGCTATGGGCAACGGCTTCGCCGAAACCTATACCCCCAACCCTGCCCGCGTAGCCGACTATCAGCGCCGCTACGAGCAGTACCAGGCCTTCGGGCAGTATGTAGAACACGCTACCCAACTGCAGCCCGGCGAAGTGGCCGAAACGGAGTTAGTCGACCAAGCATGAGCCAGTATCAAGACTTAAAGCAGGCCTGCTACGAGGCCAACATGCAGCTGCCCCAACTGGGGTTGGTGCTGTTCACCTTCGGCAATGCCAGCGTAGTGGATCGGGAGAAGCGGGTGTTTGCCATCAAGCCCAGCGGCGTGCCCTACGCTACCCTCCGGCCCGAAGACATTGTCATCGTGAGCTTTGCCAATGAGATAGTGGAAGGCACTAAGCGGCCTTCTTCCGATACCAAAACCCACGCGGTGCTCTACAGCCACTGGGAGCACATTGGCGGCATCGTGCATACGCACTCCACCTACGCCACGGCCTGGGCACAGGCGCAGCTCGACATCCCCATCCTGGGCACCACCCACGCCGACCACCTCACGGCCGATATTCCCTGCGCCCCGCCCATGGAAGACGCCATGATTGCCGGCGACTACGAGCATCAAACCGGCTGGCAGATCATCAACGAATTCCAGCGCCGCGGCCTCTCCCCCGAGGAAGTGGAAATGGTGCTCCTGAGCAACCACGCGCCCTTCACTTGGGGCAAAACCGTGGAAAAAGCCGTGTATCACAGCGCCGTGCTGGAAGAAGTAGCCCGCATAGCCTACCTCAGCTGCACCCTCCGCCCCGACGTGCCCCGCCTCAAAGACGCCCTGATTCAAAAGCACTACGAGCGCAAACACGGCGTGCATTCTTATTACGGGCAGTCGTAAGGAAGCTGTTTACCAAGAACGATAAAACGTCCGTCATGCAGAGCGCAGCGAAGCATCTCGCGCGCTGATGTTGCAGTAGTAATTAGGTGTCAGCCCGCGAGATGCTTCGCCTCCGGCTCTGCATGACAATAGCACTACAACATCAGCGTGCGGAATACTTCAGCTTCGCCTCCTTCTGTCTGATAACTCTCTGACATCTCCACCCCAAGCATATGATTGACATTTCCCACTACGAAGCCTGGTTTATCACCGGTAGCCAGCACCTCTATGGCCCCGAAACCCTGGAGCAGGTAGCCCAGCACTCCCAGCAGATTGCCGAGGCTCTGGGTACTGCCCTACCCATCAAAATCGTGTATAAGCCGGTGCTGACGGGTCCGGATGAGATTTACCAACTGGTGCAGCAGGCCAACACCACCAAGAACTGCGTGGGGTTGATTGCATGGATGCACACCTTCTCGCCGGCCAAAATGTGGATCAACGGCCTGAAGATTCTGCAAAAGCCCCTGGCCCACCTGCACACTCAGTTCAACCGCGACATTCCGTGGGGCGACATTGATATGGACTTCATGAACACCAACCAATCGGCGCACGGCGACCGGGAGTTTGGCTTCATTGGGGCCCGTCTGCGCCTCAAGCGCAAGGTGGTAGTGGGCCACTGGCAGAGCGCTGATGTGCACGAGCGCCTCAGCATCTGGGCCCGCGCGGCCTCGGCCTGGGCCGACTGGCAGGGCGCCCGCATCGTGCGCTTCGGCGACAACATGCGCTACGTAGCCGTAACCGAAGGCGACAAGGTAGAAGCCGAGCTGAAGTTTGGCTACTCGGTGAACACCTACGGCATCGGCGACTTGGTAGCCGTCATCAACCAGGCCACCGACGAGCAGGTGAACGCGCTGTTGGCTACCTACGAGCAGGAATATGAGCTGGGCGACTCGCTCCGTGAAGGCGGCGCGCAGCGTGAAAGCCTGCGCGAGGCGGCCCGCATTGAGGTGGGCATGCGCCAGTTCCTGCAGGACACCAAGGCCATCGGCTTCACCGATACCTTCGAGGATTTGCATGGCATGGCCCAGCTGCCCGGCATTGCTACCCAGCGCCTGATGGCCGAGGGCTACGGCTTCGGCGGCGAGGGCGACTGGAAAACCTCAGCTCTGGTGCGCGCCATGAAAGTAATGGGTGCGGGCTTGCCCGGCGGTAACTCCTTCATGGAAGACTACACCTACCACTTCCAGCCCGGCAACGAGCAGGTACTCGGCTCCCACATGCTGGAAATCTGCCCCACCATTGCGGAAGGCAAAGCCAAGGTAGAAGTACATCCGCTGGGCATCGGGGGCAAGGCTGATCCGGCCCGTCTGGTGTTCAACTGCCCCGCCGGCCCGGCTCTGAATGCTACCATCGTGGACCTCGGCCACCGCTTCCGCTTGGTAGTGAATGAGGTAGAAGCCGTAGCCCCGGAGCAGGACTTGCCCAAGCTGCCCGTAGCCCGCGTGCTCTGGCAGGTGAAGCCCAGCCTGAGCGTAGGCGCGGCCGCCTGGATTTACGCCGGCGGTGCCCACCACACCGGCTACAGCCAGAACCTGACGGCCGAGTACCTCGAGGACTTCGCCGAAATGGCCGGCATCGAGTACGTCATCATCGACGACGAAACCAAGCTGCGCACCTTCAAAAACGAGCTGCGCTACAACGACGTGGCCTTCAGCCAGCGGTAAGCCGCTACGCTAACTAGAACGTCATTCCGAGCTTACCGAGGAATCTCGCGGGCTGACGTTGCCAAGGTAACTGTCCTGCCAGATCAGGCAGGACGGTCATTTCAGCCTACTGTCTAGTTCCCCTTTCCCACACTTCAACAGCCCGCCTTCCCATATTCCATGCGTAATAACCTTACTACGCTTGACCTGCTCGTCTTCTTTGTGTACCTGATTGGGGTTTCGGCCTACGGGTTTTACATCTACAAGAGCAAGCAGAAAGCCGAGCAGAGTACCAAAGACTACTTCCTGGCCGAAGGCTCCCTGACGTGGTGGGCCATCGGAGCCTCCATGATTGCCTCCAATATTTCGGCCGAGCAGTTCATCGGCATGTCGGGCTCGGGCTTTAAGGTAGGGGTAGCCGTGGCCGCCTACGAGTGGGTGGCGGCCGTGGTGCTCATTATTGTGGCCGTGTTCTTTATGCCGGTGTATTTGAAGAATAAAATCTTCACGATGCCGCAGTTTCTGGAGCAGCGCTACAACTCCACCCTGAGCCTGATTATGAGCATTTTCTGGCTCTTTCTCTACGTGCTCGTTAACCTGACTTCCATTCTCTACCTCGGGGCCCTGGCCCTGAGCAACCTGATTGGGGGCGACAGTTTTCACGTCATCATTGTGCTACTGGCCTTGTTCTCGCTCTTCATCTCCATTGGGGGTATGAAGGTAGTGGGCTACACCGACGTGATTCAGGTGGTGGTGCTGGTGGTAGGCGGCCTGGTAACCACCTACATTGCCCTGACGCTGGTAAGCAACCAGTTTGGCCTGGACGGCGGGGCCATTTCCGGCTTCACGGCCCTCATGGACCGCGCCCCTGACCACTTCCGCATGATTTTCGACAAGCCCACCCAGGCCACGCCCCAGGTGGAAATCGACAAGTACCTGGCCCTGCCCGGCATTGCCATGTACTTCGCCGGCCAGTGGATTGTGAACCTGAACTACTGGGGTTGCAACCAGTACATCACCCAGCGCGCTCTGGGCGCCGACCTGCACACGGCCCGCACCGGCATTCTGTTCGCCGGTATCCTGAAGCTGATGATGCCCGTGATTGTGATGCTGCCCGGCATTGCCGCCTACGTGCTGTACCAAAACGGCGGCTTGCAGGCCGAAATGTCCTCTACCGGTTCTTTCAACTCCGATAACGCCTACTCCGCCATTCTCACCTTCCTGCCCAACGGCCTGAAAGGCCTGAGCATGGCGGCCCTGACGGCGGCCATCGTGGCCTCCCTGGCGGGCAAGGTCAACTCTATTTCCACCATCTTCACCCTCGACATCTACAAGCGCTACCTCAACAAGGACGCCACGGAGAAAAAGCAGGTGTGGGTAGGCCGGGTGACCATTCTGGCGGCTATTGTGCTGAGCGTGGCCATGACCTGGCAAGATTTGCTGGGCATTGGGGGCGAAGGCGGCTTCCAGTTTATTCAGAAGTACACGGGCTTTATCTCGCCCGGTATTCTGGCCGTGTTCCTGCTGGGCATGTTCTGGAAGCGCACCACTGCTACGGCGGGCATCGTGGGCATTCTGGCCGGCTTTGCCTTATCGGTGTTCTTCAACAACTACGCTCCCACGGTGCTAGGCCCGGAAACCATTCTGTACACAGCCTTCCCGAACGGGCGCGGGGCCTACGAAATCCCCTTCCTGATCTGCATGGGCCTTTCGTTTGCCTTCACCTTCGTGCTGATGGTGGGCGTGAGTTTGGCCGGGCCGGTGGTGAACCCACGGGCCATTCAGCTCAGTCCCAGCATGTTCCGCGTGAGTACCCAGACCATGTCGCTCATCGTCATCACCATGCTGATGCTCACGGCGCTCTACGTCAAGTTCTGGTAGCGGCTACTAGGTAGCCTTTATCACGCGGCTTCTGCCAAGGGCCGCTAGTACCACCACAACGGGGGCGTGACTATCGTGTTCATGCCCCCGTTGTGCTTTCTGAAAACTCGCTCTGTGTTCTTCCAATCCAAAACCCACTACCATGAACACCACGTCTACCCTACTCCTGGCTCGCGTGCGGGCTGGCCGCCACCTTACTTGGCGGGCCCTGCGCCTGCTGGCCTTGCTGCTGGCTCTCACGGCTGGGCTTAGCTTCCGGGCCTCGGCCCTCCAAGGCAACGACAACTGCCACGACCCCTCTACCATTGTCAAGGATGGCAATACGTACTGGATTTTCACGACTGGCACGGGCATCTATGCCATGTACTCTACTGACCTGGTAACCTGGCAATCGGGGCCCCGGCCGGTGTTTGCGGCCGGCTCCTACCCTAGCTGGATTCAAAGTAAAGTACCCGGCTTTACCGGCGACTTTTGGGCCCCCGAGTGCGTGTACCGCAACGGCAAGTTTTACTTGTACTACTCGGTTTCTACGTTCGGCTCCAACACTTCCACCATCGGGCTGGCCACCAACGTAACCCTGGACCCGGCTAACCCTAACTACCAGTGGATAGACCAGGGCGAGGTTATTTCGACCACGGGCAGCAGCGCCTCCAACGCCATCGACCCGGCCGTGGTGACCGACGCCAGCGGCGGGTTGTGGATGAGTTACGGCTCGTTTTTCAAAGGTATTGGCCTGATTAAGCTCGATGGCCTGACCGGCAAACGCTCGGGCACCAGCTTCAGCTGGCTGGCCGGCAACGTAGCCGCCGACGGTGTGACGCGCAACAACAGCGGCAGCGAAGCGCCCTACATCGTGCGCAACGGCAGCTATTACTACCTGTTCATCAACAAAGGAGCCTGCTGCCAGGGCTCCAGCAGCACCTACTACATTCAGGTTGGCCGCTCCACCAGCATCACGGGGCCTTACCTAGATAAAAACGGGGTGGACTTAAACAAGAACGGTGGCACTACCCTTATTGCTACCAAGGGCAATTATGTGGGCCCGGGCCACGTGGGCTTGTTCCAGGAAAACGGCGCCAACTACCTCACCCACCATTATTACGACAGCAACCAGAACGGTCGCGCCCGCCTGAGTGTGGGCAACATGGGCTGGGATGCCGCGGCCTGGCCCTTCATCACCCGCGACTGGCTGGCGGCCGGCCGCTATACGCTTGCCAACGCAAACAGCGGGCTGGTGTGGGATGCTTGGGGCTGCACCGGCGTGCAAGGCCAGGCCATTGCCCAGGGCACCAGCACCCCCGGCCTAGCCTGCCAGCAGTGGAACCTCACGCCCGACGGCAACGGGGAGTACAAAATCACCTCGGCCGTGGGGGCCGGCTTGGCCGCCGATGTCCTTGCCAATAACCCCAACAACGGCGCCAAGCTCCAGCTGTATCCATACAACGGGGCCGCCAATCAGCGCTTCAAGGTGGAGCGGGCCAGCACCGGCCAGTACGTGCTGTCGTCGGTGAATGGGGGACGCGCTGTGGAAGTGCCGGCCTGCTCCAGCACCGCCGGCGTGCAGCTGGCCCTCTATGACTACCTCGGTAACAACTGCCAGAAATGGGCCATTGCCCCGGCCACCAGCGCCCGGGTGTTGGCAACCCAGAGTGCCAACACCGCGCAGTTCAGCGTGTACCCCAACCCCACCGAACGGGGCCGCTTCACGGTGGCGCTCGGGCAGGAGCTGGCCGCTTCGGGCGTTACCATCACGCTGGCCGACGTGCACGGCCGTCAGGTGTACGCCCGCACCAGCACCGGCCAGCCATCGGTGGTGGTGGAGGCCAACCTCAAGGCCGGGCTGTACCTACTGCACGTGAGCGGGGGGCAAGGCACTTACACCCAGAAACTAGTTGTGCAATAAACAGTGGCCCCTCGGCTTTCCTAGGAGAAGAGCTGAGGGGCCCGCTGGCAAACTTCAACGCCTGATGAGAGGACGCACCCTGACGCAGCTTACAGCCGGTTTTCTGTTAACCAGCGTAGTGGCTGCTACCCCCGCAACAGCGCAGAAGGCTGCTGCCAAAACCGATTTCCACCAGTGGGCCCCTACCCCGCCCCTGGGCTGGAATAGCTGGGACTGCTACGGACCTACTGTGACCGAAGCCGAGGTGAAAGCCAACGCCGACTACATGGCCCGCTACCTGAAAAGCAGCGGCTGGGAGTACGTGGTAGTAGATATCCGCTGGTACGTGGGCAACGACACGGCCCACGGCTACAACGAGAAAAACCCCGACTGGAACATCGACTCGTACGGCCGCTTCGTGCCGGCCCCGAACCGGTTTCCCTCGGCGGCGGGTGGCAAGGGCTTCAAACCTCTAGCCGACTACCTGCACGCCCGGGGGCTCAAATTCGGCATTCACATCATGCGCGGGGTGCCGGTGGTAGCGGTGCAGCGGCAGTTGCCCATCCTCGGCAGCAAGGCCACGGCCGCCGACATTTATTCCAAGGAAGGCCAAGCGGGCTGGCTCCACGACATGTACACGGTGGTGGCCGGGCGGCCCGGGGCCCAGGAGTACTACAACTCCCTGTTCCAGCTGTACGCCAGCTGGGGAGTTGATTTTGTGAAGGTTGACGACTTGTCCTCGCCCTACCACAAGCCGGAGGTAGAAATGATCCGGCGGGCTATTGACTTATCGGGCCGCCGAATTGTGCTCAGCACCTCACCCGGCGAAACGCCCATTACAGAGGCCAAGCACGTGCAGCAGCACGCCAACATGTGGCGCACCGTCGGCGACTTTTGGGACTCCTGGGAGCAACTCAAGGAGCACTTCGAGGTGTGCAACCGCTGGGCGCCCTACATCCGCCCCGGCGCCTACCCCGATGCCGACATGCTCCCGCTGGGCCGCATCGGCATTCGGGCCGAGCGCGGCGACGACCGGATGTCGCGCTTCACCCGCGACGAGCAGTACACGCTCATGAGCCTGTGGAGCATCTTCCGCTCCCCGCTCATGTTCGGCGGCGATTTGCCCAGCAACGACGCTTTCACGCTGTCTTTGCTCACGAACAAGGACGTGCTAGCCATGCACCGCACCAGCACCAACAACCGCCAGCTGTTTCGGAAAGACAACCTGATTGCCTGGACCGCCGACGACCCTAACACCGGCGACAAGTTCCTGGCCCTCTTCAACGCCCAGGATCAGGAACTAGCACCCGCCTCGGAAGCTGCCTGGGCCAGCGCCGTTATTACTCGCCAAACGCCCGGCCAGAGCCAGCCCGTAGACGTGGACATCAGCGGCGCATCCAAGCTCTACCTCAACGTGCGCGACGGGGGCGACGATATTGCCTGGGACCACGCCAATTGGCTGAACCCGGTGCTTCGCAACGGCTCCAACTCCGTGCTACTTACTTCTCTGCCTTGGAAAACGGCTTCCGCTGGCTGGGGCAAAGCAGCTGCGAACAAGAGCGTATCGGGTGCCGACTTGCTGGTGGCGGGCAAGAAATACGACCAGGGCATTGGTACTCACTCCAACTCGATGATTGAGTACGACCTGCCCACTGGCTTCACCCGCTTCCAAGCCACCGCTGGCCTCGACAATGCGGGCGCCGCGCAGAATACCGGCGGCACGCTGCAGTTTTTGGTCTTTACCAAAAACCCCTTCCGACCCATGCCCGCCGACTCCGCCCGCGTCTCCGTAGCACTGGCGCAACTAGGCCTAATGGGCCCCTGCACCGTCCGGGACTTGTGGACCGGCAAGACTACCACCGCCGCTACGGGAGAGTTTGCGCCCTACGTGCGCCGACACGGCGCCAAGCTGTACCGGATTTCAAAAACCAAGAAATAGAGCTGGCAACTACTCTCCTCTCCCTTCGGAGAGGGGTTTGGGGTGAGGCAAACTAGCGCTAAAAACTAAAGCCAGTAATCGTTCTGCTGTCCCTCAACCACCCCTGGCTCACCTTGCTTGATGCGCGACATTTTCAAGGAGGGGAACTAGCTGCCTAATTCTAGCTTCTTACCTCTACATCCTACCTTCCTATGAAACGCTTCCTTCCTTCCCTGGCCCTGCTCGGTTTGCTAAGCTCACCCGGCTTTGCCCAATCAATAAAACGGTCTGACTACCCCATCCAGGCGGTTTCGTTTACCAAGGTGAAGCTGGCCGATAACTTCTGGCTGCCCCGCCTCAAAACCAACACCGACGTGACCATTCCGGCCTCGTTTCAGCGGTGCGAGGCCACCAGTCGGGTCAAGAACTTTGAAATGGCCGCGGCCAAGTCGGGCAAGTTTGCTACCATCTTTCCCTTCGACGATACCGACATCTACAAGACCATTGAAGGCGCCTCGTACTCGCTTAAGCTCTACCCCGACGAGAAGCTGGACGAGTACATGGACGAGCTGATCAAGAAAGTGGCCGCCGCTCAGGAGCCCGATGGTTACCTCTATACCGCCCGCACCATCGACCCGGCTCACCCCCACGAGTGGGCCGGGCCGGAGCGCTGGGTAAAGGAGCGGGAACTAAGCCACGAGCTGTATAACTCGGGCCACCTATACGAAGCCGCCGTAGCGCACTACGAGGCCACGGACAAGAAAAGCCTGCTGAATATTGCCCTCAAAAACGCCGACCTGGTATGCTCCGTATTTGGGCCAGGCAAGCGCGGGGTAGCACCCGGCCACGAGATTGTGGAAATGGGCCTGGTGAAGCTCTACCGCGTTACGGGCAAGCCCGAGTACTTAAGCACAGCTAAGTTTTTTCTGGAGGAACGTGGCAAGTACAAAGGCTACGACCCCAAAAGCCCCGATGCGTGGCGCAACGGCTCGTACTGGCAGGACCACAAGCCCGTAGTAGACCAGCGCGAAGCCGAAGGACACGCCGTGCGCGCCGAATACCTGTACTCCGCCATGGCCGACGTAGCCGCCCTCACCGGCGACCAGAAGCTGCTAGCCGCCGTGGACAGCATCTGGCAGAACATGGTCAGCAAGAAGCTCTACGTGACGGGCGGCACCGGCGCCGTGCCCGGCGGCGAGCGGTTCGGGGGCAATTACGAGCTGCCCAACACCACGGCCTACAACGAAACCTGCGCCGCCGTGGCCAACGTGTACTGGAACCAGCGCATGTTCCAGCTCCACGGCGACGCGAAGTACGTGGACGTGCTGGAGAAAGTACTCTACAACGGGCTGATTTCGGGGGTAGGGCTCGATGGTAAGTCCTTTTTCTACTCCAACGCCATGCAGATCAAAAACAGCACGAGCTTCCCCCAGACCGAGCCCCAGCGCGCCGGCTGGTTTGACTGTTCCTGCTGCCCCACCAACATGGCCCGCCTGATGCCTTCCTTGCCGGGCTACGTGTACGCCCAGAAGGGCCATGACGTGTACGCCAACCTGTTCATCAGCGGCACTACCGATTTGAAAGTGAACAACAAGGCCGTGCGCATCACCCAGCAACACAACTACCCCTGGCAGGGCGACTTGAAGTTCACCATCAGCCCCGCCGCTACCACCGACTTCAACCTGCTGGTGCGCCTGCCCGGTTGGGCCCGCAACGAGGCCGTCCCCTCTGATCTGTACCGCTTCGCCACGACATCAGACCAGAAGGTAAGCATCACGGTAAACGGCAAGCCCGTGCAGTACACCACCCGCCAGGGCTATGCCGTGCTACCCCGCAAGTGGCGCCGGGGCGACGTGGTAGAAGTAAAACTACCCATGGACGTGCGCCAGGTAGTGGCCAACCCCAAAGTGCAGGACAACCTAGGCCGGGTGGCCCTGCAGCGCGGCCCCGTGGTGTACTGCGCTGAGTGGAAGGACAATAATGGCAAGGCTAGCAACCTCATCGTGCCGGCTGCTACCTCCTTCACTACCAATTACCAGCCCGAAGTACTTAACGGCATCATGCAGCTCCAGGCCACCGTGCCTGCCGTGCAAATTGATGCCGCTAACAACTCCATCAGCACCACCCGCCAGACCCTAACGGCCATTCCCTACTACGCCTGGGCCAACCGCGGCAAGGGCGAAATGGTGGTCTGGTTCCCCCAGCAAATCACCGACGTGGACCTGGTGTCGCGCCAGCCCAAGGAAGTAACCGTAGGAAAGTAACAGCCCGTTGTCATGCCGAGCAGCGCGAGGAATCTGGGTTTAGCTTCTGATGAGTAACTCAGATTCCTCGCGCTGCTCGGCATGACAATTATAGCTAGTATAGTCAATGCCCGAAGCTGGAATAGCGGCGGTTCCTACAGCTACTGTCCAGGAGCTAGTATAGTAGCTTGAAATCTGAGGGAGCAGGTTTTGCGTTAGCGTACGACCTCCTACCCCACAGCTTCCCGATGAACCCTCCCCCGCCTTGCCACTGGATGCAGCAGAACGAGCTGCTCCAAAGCTTCCATGACCACGAGTGGGGCGAGCCGGTTGCAGACCCGGACATTCTGTTTGAGTACCTGGTGCTCCACACCTTTCAACTAGGCTTCGACTTCCCGGTGGTGCTGCGGCGGCGCGAGGCGTTCCGGGAGTTGCTGGCGGGTTTCGACCCAGAGAAGCTGGCCCGGTTTAGAGAGGCGGAAGTAGAGGAGCTGCTACTGAACCCGCGCATCATCCGGAACCGCCGCAAGCTAGAAGCTACCATTCAGAACGCCCGCGCCTGGTTGCAACTCCGCCGGGAGGTAGGCGGCCAAGCGCAGCTTCTGCCCTTCTTTTACGCCTTTGTCGGGGGCAAGCCGCTTGATGTCCAGCGTAGCTCCGACAATCCACCGCCGGTTTCTACGCCGGCCAGCTTGGCCCTGAGCCAGGAGCTAAAGCGGCGCGGATTCGTCATGACCGGGCCGGTGACGTGTTACAACCTAATGCAAACCGCCGGCCTCGTCAACGACCACCTGACAAGCTGCCCGCGCCACGCTGAGTGTCGGCAGCTAGCCGCGGGGTAGCGCCCTTGTTTACAGCCTGATATGCCCCGGCTTTTGTTCTGCTTGCCGTAGCCTAGCCGATGCGGTGGCTGGTTGAAACGGTTGTGCTTGGCCGCGGACAGCAGGCTTTTTTCGGGTTTTTATAGGATGAATTTCCTGGACTTGTGCTTAACTTAAGTCTGGAACGCTGGTTACTGATCCATGCCCGCCGCAACTGCGGCGGCTGTGCCGCGTCTTTGTCCGCGTCTGGACTTTCCCCTGACCCTTTCCACTAGCTAGAGCTATGAACCCTGAACACGACACGCCCGGCAGCGGCCACGACGAGGCCCGCCGGAGCTTCCTGAAACAATCGTCGGTGCTGACGGCTATGGCCCTGGTGCCGGGGCCGTTGGTGCAGGCCGCCG of Hymenobacter sublimis contains these proteins:
- a CDS encoding ribulokinase; this translates as MQTPTSTDAYVIGIDYGSDSVRAVLVNAHTGVEIAQAVHLYARWKEQRYCNATKNQFRQHPLDHIEGLEATVRRVAQKVPAEQIVGLAVDTTGSTPGPVDEHGVALALKPGFEENPNAMFVLWKDHTALPEAAEINRKARTWGGEDFTQFEGGIYSSEWFWAKIAHVVREDEAVAQAAYSWMEHCDWLTLLLTGGELKTFKRSRCAAGHKAMWHESWGGLPSEEFLTLLEPKLVGLRERLFEETYTADEVAGNLSEEWAQRLGLTTNTVVAVGSFDAHAGAVAGEIEAYSMVKVMGTSTCDIVVAPMDEVGGKLVPGICGQVDGSVIPGMLGLEAGQSAVGDLLAWFRGVIEWPLRTLLPQSSVLTPEQQAALREELSDKMMAELNVAAAAVNPEESQVLALDWVNGRRTPDANQALKGAIMNLTMGTSAPQIFRALVESICYGSKQIVERFEQEGIPIKQVIGLGGVAKKSGFMMQTLADVLNRPIKVAESDQAPALGSAMYAAVAAGIHPDVVTAQKAMGNGFAETYTPNPARVADYQRRYEQYQAFGQYVEHATQLQPGEVAETELVDQA
- a CDS encoding L-ribulose-5-phosphate 4-epimerase, with the translated sequence MSQYQDLKQACYEANMQLPQLGLVLFTFGNASVVDREKRVFAIKPSGVPYATLRPEDIVIVSFANEIVEGTKRPSSDTKTHAVLYSHWEHIGGIVHTHSTYATAWAQAQLDIPILGTTHADHLTADIPCAPPMEDAMIAGDYEHQTGWQIINEFQRRGLSPEEVEMVLLSNHAPFTWGKTVEKAVYHSAVLEEVARIAYLSCTLRPDVPRLKDALIQKHYERKHGVHSYYGQS
- the araA gene encoding L-arabinose isomerase; the encoded protein is MIDISHYEAWFITGSQHLYGPETLEQVAQHSQQIAEALGTALPIKIVYKPVLTGPDEIYQLVQQANTTKNCVGLIAWMHTFSPAKMWINGLKILQKPLAHLHTQFNRDIPWGDIDMDFMNTNQSAHGDREFGFIGARLRLKRKVVVGHWQSADVHERLSIWARAASAWADWQGARIVRFGDNMRYVAVTEGDKVEAELKFGYSVNTYGIGDLVAVINQATDEQVNALLATYEQEYELGDSLREGGAQRESLREAARIEVGMRQFLQDTKAIGFTDTFEDLHGMAQLPGIATQRLMAEGYGFGGEGDWKTSALVRAMKVMGAGLPGGNSFMEDYTYHFQPGNEQVLGSHMLEICPTIAEGKAKVEVHPLGIGGKADPARLVFNCPAGPALNATIVDLGHRFRLVVNEVEAVAPEQDLPKLPVARVLWQVKPSLSVGAAAWIYAGGAHHTGYSQNLTAEYLEDFAEMAGIEYVIIDDETKLRTFKNELRYNDVAFSQR
- a CDS encoding sodium:solute symporter family transporter, whose product is MRNNLTTLDLLVFFVYLIGVSAYGFYIYKSKQKAEQSTKDYFLAEGSLTWWAIGASMIASNISAEQFIGMSGSGFKVGVAVAAYEWVAAVVLIIVAVFFMPVYLKNKIFTMPQFLEQRYNSTLSLIMSIFWLFLYVLVNLTSILYLGALALSNLIGGDSFHVIIVLLALFSLFISIGGMKVVGYTDVIQVVVLVVGGLVTTYIALTLVSNQFGLDGGAISGFTALMDRAPDHFRMIFDKPTQATPQVEIDKYLALPGIAMYFAGQWIVNLNYWGCNQYITQRALGADLHTARTGILFAGILKLMMPVIVMLPGIAAYVLYQNGGLQAEMSSTGSFNSDNAYSAILTFLPNGLKGLSMAALTAAIVASLAGKVNSISTIFTLDIYKRYLNKDATEKKQVWVGRVTILAAIVLSVAMTWQDLLGIGGEGGFQFIQKYTGFISPGILAVFLLGMFWKRTTATAGIVGILAGFALSVFFNNYAPTVLGPETILYTAFPNGRGAYEIPFLICMGLSFAFTFVLMVGVSLAGPVVNPRAIQLSPSMFRVSTQTMSLIVITMLMLTALYVKFW